GGCAAAACCCGCATCATACAACAGGTTGAACAGTTGGGCTGGCCGGTCGTTGACCTTGAAAGTCTGGCCAATCATCGAGGCAGCGCCTTTGGTGGAGTTGGCCTGGGCGAACAACCGTCACAGAAAACCTTTGAAGCCTTGTTGTGGGACAAGTTACGCCAGGTTGAATCAGACGGTTGGGCCCTGACCGAGGGGGAGAGTCGTCATATTGGCCGCCTGCTGTTACCGCAGCGTTTTCATCAGAGCCTCCAAGACGAAACCACGGTATGGCTTGAAACGTCCATGGATAACCGGGTTCGTATCATTCTGGAGGATTATCAGGTGGACCAGCTCCCTCTTGAAGCTTTCATTCCACCGATCGAATCGATCAAATGTCGCCTAGGCGGCAAAGAGACGGAGCAGATGCTTGAATTACTGCACCACAAGCAGTGGCATCAGCTGATTTCGGAACTGATGGTCAAATACTATGATCCGCTTTATCGCCACACGCGACCCGATGATCGCATTGAACTGACCATTGATCCTTTTACCGAGCAGCAACCGGAATTGAAACAGGCCATTGACAGGATACTTGCAACAACGAATAATGGGGACTAGTTGCTGTCTTCCAGGAGTGTGCCGTGGCCACGTCTTCGACCTTTGAGCAATTCAATCCGTTATGTGAAAAATGTGTGCGCTCCTGCCGTCAGCCTTTAGGCACCAAGCTGGTGGAATGTCCTCGCTTTTCACCGCGTCCGTTTAAACTGACCCCACCACCGCGTAAGCAACTCGATCTGTTTTAACTTTTTCTTTTTTCCTTAACAGATCAAAGTCAAAACCGCCGGGACTCGCCCCGGCAGGCGACATCCTTTTGACTGGCCGCTCAAAAGGATGCAAAAACCGGCTGAACTTCTCCTGAACCTAAATCTACCTACACTGAGTTTGTTTCCGTTTTTCTTTACAGATTCGGCTTGCCTCCCTTTAGCTCGGCAAATCGTGCGTCTCATCATCCTTGGCGTAAAACGTTGATAACGATCTTTCGTCTTACTCAATCTCTGATGTGGCACCGATCAAACGGGCGGGACGATGCCCGCCCTGCAATAGCGTGTTATTTAGAACCTCAGGTCTATCGTTCAGTAGCGCGGAAACCCACGTCACGTGCGTACCACGCTGAGAAACAGATGAGTTTTGAAAAGCGAGCTGTGGCGTTCTCAATACCACAGAGGCTCAAGGCTGCGTGTTGTAGCCTTACACCTCAAGCTGCCGGAGAAACTCCACCACATACGGCGTAAACTTCTCCGGCTCAACCAGAAACGAGTCGTGCCCGTAGTCGGAGTCAATCAGATGGTAAGAAACAGGCTTGTTGCCTTTTTGCAGGATCTCCACCACCTCTTCTGTCTGTTCCGGTCGATAGAGCCAATCCGACGTGAAGGCAAACCACAGAGATGGACAATTTAAACGT
This is a stretch of genomic DNA from uncultured Desulfuromonas sp.. It encodes these proteins:
- the mnmH gene encoding tRNA 2-selenouridine(34) synthase MnmH; translation: MLNETFIIDIDEALRRRDNGALFVDVRSPDEFADGTIPGAINVPILDNDQRSEIGTLFKHEGPDAARHRGMHLVAPHIPEMIETILSHRQSHRQSIVIFCWRGGLRSRAMTAFLQLAGYPAFQLRGGHKSFRRLVLDFFEKGHWARMLVLRGLTGVGKTRIIQQVEQLGWPVVDLESLANHRGSAFGGVGLGEQPSQKTFEALLWDKLRQVESDGWALTEGESRHIGRLLLPQRFHQSLQDETTVWLETSMDNRVRIILEDYQVDQLPLEAFIPPIESIKCRLGGKETEQMLELLHHKQWHQLISELMVKYYDPLYRHTRPDDRIELTIDPFTEQQPELKQAIDRILATTNNGD